The Leptospira langatensis genomic sequence GTAAATAAGGACGGTAAGATCTTCTTAGATAAAGATACAGAGCCGGTTCCGTTAGAGAAATTAACGGAGAAGATCAAGATCTTCAACGGCACGAACAGTGGCGAAGAGAAGGACAAGAAGGACTCGAGTAAAAATAGAGTAATTATTCGCGGGGATGGCGGAGCAAATTACCAAACAATTGTAAAAGTGATCGATAAAGTGAATGAAGCCGGTGTCACAAGATTCAATCTTGCAATGGTACGTCAGCCTGGAGGTCAGTGATTCGTTTTCCTGAATCGAGACCTCTTGCGTAAAGAATATATCACCACAAGCTTACAATTAAATTTTAAAATAGCCTGTAGGCG encodes the following:
- a CDS encoding ExbD/TolR family protein, whose product is MKFRKWSRGESGLRAGQIELAPMIDVISFIVIYFLMNATLEKATVIKVELPRSSNSAQEKKKDELVITVNKDGKIFLDKDTEPVPLEKLTEKIKIFNGTNSGEEKDKKDSSKNRVIIRGDGGANYQTIVKVIDKVNEAGVTRFNLAMVRQPGGQ